The following are encoded in a window of Loxodonta africana isolate mLoxAfr1 chromosome Y, mLoxAfr1.hap2, whole genome shotgun sequence genomic DNA:
- the LOC135229048 gene encoding arylsulfatase D-like isoform X5 — MEASNGYRVLLWNGGSGGLPLNETTFARVLQQQGYTTGLIGKWHQGVNCVWRGDHCHHPLRHGFDYFYGMPFTLVNDCHPDRPKRMDRATQAKLQLYTQAMALGVLTLAAGRALGSISVRWKAILGLASLVSLFFLSWYASFGFLRRWNCILMRNYDVTEQPMALESTAKKMLKEATAFIERNKQGPFLLFLSLLHVHTPLVTTKEFLGKSHHGLYGDNVEEMDWMVGKILNSIEEKGLKNSTFTYFTSDHGGHLEEGDAHGQQGGWNGIYKGGKGMGGWEGGIRVPAIFRWPGVLPAGRVIDEPTSLMDIFPTVVQLGGGQVPQDRVIDGHSLLPLLQGLVQHSAHEFLFHYCGKHLHAARWHQKDSGRLWKVHYVTPVFHPEGAGACYGQGICPCSGAGVTHHSPPLLYDLSRDPSEAHPLSPISEPLHGTVIARVGEAVEAHRGTLSPVPWQFSVGNNLWKPWLQPCCGNFPFCSCQEDGGSTPEGPDL, encoded by the exons GAAAATGGCACCAGGGTGTAAACTGTGTGTGGCGTGGAGACCATTGTCACCACCCCCTGCGTCACGGGTTCGACTACTTCTACGGCATGCCGTTCACGCTGGTCAATGACTGCCACCCGGACAGGCCCAAACGAATGGACAGAGCCACGCAGGCGAAACTCCAGCTGTACACACAGGCCATGGCTCTGGGGGTGCTGACGCTCGCTGCTGGCAGAGCCTTGGGCTCCATCTCCGTCCGCTGGAAAGCCATCCTGGGCCTGGCCAGCCTGGTCTCCCTGTTTTTCCTTTCCTGGTACGCCAGCTTCGGGTTCTTGCGTCGCTGGAACTGTATCCTGATGCGGAACTATGATGTCACAGAGCAGCCCATGGCTTTGGAAagcacagccaagaaaatgctaaAGGAGGCGACTGCTTTTATAGAAAG AAACAAGCAGGGGCCATTTCTCCTCTTCCTGTCCTTGCTGCATGTTCATACTCCCCTTGTTACCACAAAAGAGTTCCTGGGGAAAAGTCACCACGGCTTATACGGAGACAATGTGGAGGAAATGGACTGGATGGTGG gTAAAATTCTTAACTCAATTGAAGAGAAGGGTTTGAAGAACTCGACATTCACTTATTTTACCTCTGATCACGGAGGACATTTGGAGGAGGGAGACGCACATGGACAGCAGGGAGGGTGGAACGGAATCTACAAGG GTGGCAAAGGCATGGGCGGCTGGGAAGGGGGTATCCGTGTGCCTGCAATCTTCCGGTGGCCTGGGGTGCTGCCCGCTGGCCGGGTGATCGACGAGCCCACCAGTCTGATGGACATTTTTCCCACGGTGGTCCAGCTGGGAGGCGGCCAGGTGCCCCAGGACAG GGTGATTGACGGCCACAGCCTGCTGCCCTTACTCCAAGGGTTGGTCCAGCACTCGGCCCATGAGTTCCTGTTTCATTACTGTGGGAAACACCTCCACGCCGCACGGTGGCACCAGAAAGACA GCGGAAGACTCTGGAAGGTCCACTACGTGACTCCCGTATTCCACCCCGAGGGTGCCGGGGCTTGCTATGGCCAAGGGATATGCCCATGCTCGGGGGCAGGCGTGACCCACCACAGCCCACCCCTGCTCTACGACCTCTCTAGGGACCCCTCAGAGGCACACCCCCTGTCCCCCATTTCTGAGCCCCTGCACGGCACCGTGATAGCCAGGGTGGGTGAGGCGGTGGAGGCTCACCGTGGGACCCTGAGCCCCGTACCTTGGCAGTTCTCCGTGGGCAACAACCTATGGAAACCATGGCTGCAGCCGTGCTGTGGAAACTTCCCCTTCTGCTCCTGCCAGGAGGATGGGGGCAGCACCCCCGAGGGGCCAGATCTGTGA